A window of Rubricoccus marinus contains these coding sequences:
- a CDS encoding NAD-dependent epimerase, whose translation MTRILVTGAAGFIGFHTAKRFLAEGVDVVGVDNLNDYYDPQLKADRLTLLAAEQGFDFHELDLADGSAVAALFDSNPFDAVINLAAQVGVRYSVEAPDVYVQSNLVGFANILEGCRHGKVGHLVYASSSSVYGANTAMPYSTKHSVDHPMSFYAATKKANEVMAHSYSHLYGLPSTGLRFFTVYGPWGRPDMALFLFTEAVLNGDPINVYNEGRMQRDFTYVGDVVEGIYRVARRPPTTDADWSSDAPDPGMSGVAPFRVYNIGNSEPVELLRFIRAIEEATGCEAKMNMLPIQPGDVPATYADVNQLMSDTGYQPSTSVEEGVARFVHWYREYYKVRTLA comes from the coding sequence GCGCTTCCTGGCTGAGGGTGTTGATGTGGTGGGGGTGGACAACCTGAACGATTACTACGACCCCCAACTAAAAGCCGACCGCCTCACGCTCCTGGCGGCCGAGCAGGGGTTCGATTTCCACGAGTTGGACCTCGCAGATGGCTCTGCGGTCGCGGCCCTTTTCGACTCCAACCCGTTCGACGCCGTAATCAACTTGGCCGCTCAAGTTGGCGTGCGTTACTCCGTAGAAGCCCCGGACGTTTACGTCCAGAGCAACCTCGTGGGGTTTGCAAATATCCTTGAGGGGTGTCGGCATGGAAAAGTAGGGCACCTAGTGTACGCGTCATCGTCGTCCGTCTACGGCGCGAACACGGCGATGCCCTACTCGACGAAGCATTCAGTGGACCACCCGATGTCGTTCTACGCTGCGACAAAGAAGGCGAACGAGGTCATGGCACACTCCTACAGCCACCTGTACGGCCTTCCGTCTACGGGCTTGCGCTTCTTCACCGTCTACGGACCGTGGGGGCGGCCAGACATGGCGCTGTTCCTGTTCACGGAGGCCGTCCTCAACGGGGACCCGATCAACGTGTACAACGAGGGCCGGATGCAGAGAGACTTCACGTACGTGGGCGACGTGGTCGAAGGGATTTACCGGGTTGCGAGGAGGCCTCCAACAACCGACGCCGACTGGTCCAGCGATGCGCCAGACCCAGGCATGAGTGGCGTCGCACCGTTCAGGGTGTATAACATCGGGAACAGCGAGCCGGTAGAGCTTCTCCGCTTTATCCGAGCTATTGAGGAAGCGACCGGATGCGAAGCCAAGATGAACATGCTTCCAATCCAACCTGGAGATGTTCCTGCGACCTACGCTGATGTCAACCAGCTAATGTCGGATACGGGGTACCAGCCGAGCACGTCCGTCGAAGAGGGGGTTGCGCGTTTTGTGCACTGGTACCGCGAGTATTACAAGGTCAGAACACTCGCGTAG
- a CDS encoding glycosyltransferase family 4 protein, whose protein sequence is MSLLELLPGYVERGVRPTIAVLKSRPEGEREAERRGAEVVRLHGEGWRAWAGAFRRLVGERQPDLIYTSLFEADLIGRFGRIGRPIPVLGSFVNTYDDPTGLEQRAEPSAKRRLAERVDRYSGRIWTDHYHAVAEAVRDSYVRGYGVRPDKITVVHRGRARGRLGEPSRERRAATRYQLGVPEGAPVLVNVGRHETQKDQKTFVEAVALVRKTLPNVRAFVLGREGTTTPLLLGKIKALGVEENVSLLGYRADVPDIVSASDVFVFPSLREGAAGSVLEAMALGRPIVASDIPALRDILGGGAGALVPPCDASAFARAIVDLLSNTERASLLSRTALRCFEDTHSLDHVADRMVALFRSVASGQGGLVPSS, encoded by the coding sequence ATGTCTTTGCTAGAGTTGCTTCCCGGTTACGTCGAACGGGGCGTCCGGCCAACGATCGCCGTCCTCAAAAGTCGACCAGAAGGGGAGCGCGAAGCTGAGCGCCGAGGAGCCGAGGTTGTCCGGTTGCATGGAGAGGGATGGCGCGCGTGGGCGGGGGCGTTTCGCCGCTTGGTCGGGGAGCGCCAACCAGATCTCATCTACACGTCGTTGTTTGAGGCAGACCTCATTGGGCGGTTCGGTAGGATCGGGCGGCCGATTCCTGTTCTCGGCTCCTTCGTCAACACCTATGATGACCCGACTGGGCTGGAGCAACGGGCGGAGCCCTCTGCAAAGCGGCGTCTTGCTGAGAGGGTTGATAGATACTCCGGTCGCATTTGGACGGACCACTACCACGCGGTTGCGGAAGCGGTCCGAGACTCCTACGTGCGGGGATACGGGGTTCGCCCAGACAAGATCACGGTCGTACATCGGGGCCGAGCACGGGGACGCCTGGGAGAACCTTCGCGTGAACGCCGCGCAGCAACCCGTTACCAATTGGGCGTTCCAGAGGGGGCTCCGGTGCTTGTTAACGTGGGACGTCACGAGACGCAGAAGGACCAGAAAACCTTCGTGGAAGCCGTAGCGCTCGTGCGCAAGACCCTTCCTAATGTCAGGGCCTTCGTGCTTGGAAGGGAAGGAACGACCACGCCTTTACTTCTCGGCAAGATTAAAGCTCTCGGCGTGGAGGAGAATGTCTCCCTGCTCGGCTACCGAGCCGATGTACCAGACATCGTGAGCGCATCAGACGTCTTCGTTTTTCCGTCGCTGCGTGAGGGCGCTGCAGGTTCGGTTTTGGAAGCGATGGCGCTCGGTCGTCCCATCGTAGCCTCCGACATCCCGGCCCTTCGCGATATCCTTGGAGGGGGGGCAGGCGCGCTTGTTCCTCCTTGCGATGCCTCCGCGTTTGCTCGCGCGATCGTTGACCTCCTTTCTAATACTGAGCGCGCGTCTCTTCTAAGCCGAACCGCCCTTCGCTGCTTCGAAGACACACACTCGCTGGACCACGTGGCAGACCGGATGGTTGCCCTGTTCCGATCCGTCGCATCTGGACAAGGAGGGTTGGTCCCCTCATCGTAG
- the nfi gene encoding deoxyribonuclease V (cleaves DNA at apurinic or apyrimidinic sites), translating to MTLDLHHAHPWDVTPKEAVQIQRDLAPLVREEPLAFDAVRTVAGLDVSVRDDRVRAAIVVLDVREMAVVDQAIWEGPTPFPYVPGLLSFREVPAILPALEQLGALPDVLMLDAQGYAHPRRFGLACHLGVLLERPAFGVAKSILVGKHGPLAEKKGSGTELIHNDETVGMAVRTRENVKPVYVSVGHRVTLRDACLLTVRLATKYKLPMPTHLAHRLSYRGEL from the coding sequence ATGACTCTCGACCTCCACCACGCGCACCCCTGGGACGTCACGCCGAAAGAAGCCGTCCAGATCCAGCGAGACCTCGCGCCGCTCGTGCGCGAAGAGCCTCTTGCGTTCGACGCTGTCCGAACCGTCGCGGGGCTGGACGTGAGCGTGCGTGACGACCGCGTGCGAGCGGCCATCGTCGTGCTGGACGTGCGCGAGATGGCCGTCGTGGACCAGGCGATTTGGGAAGGTCCGACGCCGTTTCCATACGTGCCAGGGTTGCTCTCCTTCCGTGAGGTCCCAGCCATTCTGCCCGCGCTGGAGCAACTGGGGGCGTTGCCGGACGTGCTCATGCTCGATGCCCAGGGCTACGCGCACCCCCGGCGTTTCGGGCTCGCGTGCCACCTCGGGGTGCTTCTGGAACGACCTGCGTTTGGCGTCGCGAAAAGCATCCTCGTAGGGAAGCACGGACCTCTGGCGGAGAAAAAGGGGAGCGGCACCGAACTGATCCACAATGATGAAACGGTGGGCATGGCCGTCCGCACGCGCGAAAACGTCAAGCCGGTCTACGTCTCCGTCGGCCATCGCGTCACGCTGCGGGACGCGTGCCTCCTCACGGTCCGCCTCGCGACGAAGTACAAGCTCCCGATGCCGACGCACCTCGCGCACCGGCTCAGCTACCGCGGGGAGTTGTAG